From one Candidatus Hydrogenedentota bacterium genomic stretch:
- a CDS encoding peptide chain release factor 3, with protein sequence METATTASPLSHEVLRRRTFAIVSHPDAGKTTITEKFLLYGGAVHLAGSVTARKNQRASTSDWLELERKRGISISSTVLQFDYEGYKVNLLDTPGHQDFSEDTYRVLTAVDAAIMVIDAGKGIEAQTLKLFEVCKHRGVPIFTFINKLDRPTREPFELLDQIEKTLGIATYPVNWPLGTGPVFRGVWDRQTQTAHIFERTTGGAHRAPVHTGGLDDPFIREQLDARTYATVCEEVETLELAGTEFNDDDVLAGRTTPVYFGSALNNFGVQLLLDGFLKHSSPPAPRTTVSGREVPPTHGAFSGFVFKIQANMDPNHRDRIAFIRIVSGKFERNMTVTHARTGRKVRLGNASKIFGAERETVDEAYAGDVVGIVGNDLFAIGDTLTEENALVYDEIPYFAPECFAYIENTQPAQAKRFRTGLSQLLLEGVMQEYRIHDSLRMAPLLAAAGPLQFEIVQYRLQSEYGAETRLQSAPWTQTRWVKPGIDLDKVAIPPGVKRALDGHDRAVLLFENAWGLRYFTDKNPEIPLDNLPFDS encoded by the coding sequence ATGGAAACCGCAACTACCGCCAGCCCACTGTCCCACGAAGTACTTCGGCGGCGGACCTTTGCGATTGTGTCCCACCCGGACGCGGGCAAGACGACCATCACGGAAAAGTTTCTGCTCTATGGTGGCGCGGTCCATTTGGCGGGTTCGGTAACGGCGCGAAAGAACCAGCGCGCTTCGACCTCCGACTGGCTTGAGCTGGAGCGCAAGCGCGGTATTTCCATCAGCTCGACCGTGCTTCAGTTTGATTATGAAGGCTATAAGGTCAACCTGCTGGACACACCGGGCCACCAGGACTTTTCGGAAGACACCTATCGCGTGCTTACGGCGGTGGATGCCGCCATCATGGTGATCGATGCGGGTAAAGGCATCGAGGCGCAGACCTTGAAACTCTTCGAGGTATGCAAACACCGGGGGGTGCCCATCTTCACCTTCATCAACAAGCTTGATCGCCCGACGCGCGAGCCTTTCGAGTTGCTCGACCAGATCGAGAAGACGCTCGGGATTGCGACCTATCCGGTCAACTGGCCGCTGGGAACGGGACCGGTTTTCAGGGGGGTATGGGACCGCCAGACCCAGACCGCGCACATTTTCGAGCGCACCACGGGCGGCGCACACCGCGCTCCGGTACATACCGGTGGTTTGGACGACCCCTTCATTCGCGAGCAACTCGACGCCAGGACTTATGCGACCGTCTGCGAGGAAGTGGAAACGCTGGAACTGGCCGGCACGGAATTTAACGATGACGACGTGCTTGCGGGCCGCACGACCCCGGTTTACTTCGGCAGCGCGCTGAACAACTTTGGCGTGCAGTTGCTTCTCGACGGCTTCCTCAAGCACTCATCGCCGCCCGCCCCACGGACGACGGTGTCGGGCCGCGAGGTGCCGCCGACCCATGGTGCTTTCTCCGGTTTCGTTTTCAAAATTCAGGCGAACATGGACCCGAACCATCGGGACCGTATCGCCTTTATCCGTATTGTGTCCGGCAAGTTTGAGCGGAACATGACCGTGACCCACGCCCGCACCGGCCGGAAAGTGCGCCTGGGCAATGCGAGCAAGATTTTCGGTGCGGAGCGGGAGACGGTGGACGAGGCCTATGCGGGGGACGTGGTGGGGATCGTTGGCAATGACCTCTTTGCGATCGGCGATACGCTGACGGAAGAGAACGCTCTGGTCTACGACGAGATTCCCTACTTCGCGCCCGAGTGCTTCGCCTATATCGAGAACACCCAGCCCGCCCAGGCCAAGCGTTTCCGCACGGGGTTAAGCCAGCTTCTGCTCGAAGGTGTGATGCAGGAGTATCGTATTCACGACTCCCTGCGGATGGCGCCTCTGCTTGCGGCGGCGGGCCCGCTTCAGTTTGAAATTGTGCAGTACCGGTTGCAGAGCGAGTACGGTGCTGAAACACGCCTGCAGAGCGCGCCCTGGACGCAGACCCGCTGGGTAAAGCCCGGCATCGATCTGGACAAGGTGGCGATTCCGCCGGGCGTGAAGCGGGCGCTGGATGGTCATGACCGCGCCGTGCTGCTCTTTGAAAACGCCTGGGGGCTGCGCTATTTCACGGACAAGAATCCGGAGATACCGCTGGACAATCTGCCCTTCGATTCCTGA
- a CDS encoding TIGR03960 family B12-binding radical SAM protein encodes MNFRDVLNNEILSRVEKPSRYLGNELNSTHKDPSGVELRICFFFPDLYELGLGNLGLHILYAQMNNLDWVWAERGYTPGIDMEAILRERGIPLFMLESKEPLTKADMIGFTLQSELTFTNIVNAIDLAGLPIRSEHRDDSMPLIFAGGPAVFNPEPIAPFIDFFVIGDGEDVMMEIAGTMRALKGATRAEKLAAMATIEGVYVPELYPFEVMPDGQILPKEDAPKVVKRLVRDLDGASFPTNYIVPNAALVHDGAGLEVLRGCTQGCRFCQAGMVTRPVRERSIENIDQLMERTLDNTGFDAVSLISLSTCDFSMPRTLVKMAADRGHKDNVSVSLPSLRLDSYAVELSDMVAGVRRSGLTFAPEAATPRMRAVINKFIPDEELLTMSREAYSRGWDHVKTYFMIGLPTERDEDVAAIADLAIRTVKEGKKVNPRAAVRTGVSTFVPKPFTPFQWAEQIGIEETHRRQNILFAKFRGQSDIKFGRHEATTSFIEGLLTRADRRGADLIEAAWKNGARLETWEEHVNFGAWQKAIEDVNYDVAGQFRERDVNERLPWDHIDILIPKAWFQKDWQRAMDLKYAQDCRAGKCHLCGVIYRERELCQTMLKKQKAGHKMEEETWEGYTPAMPEQPDPVQRVRFKIGRSGEARFLSHLELKDAWFRALRRAKAPIAYSQGFHAQPKVTFSTACPVGEASRGDYMDVMLKDYTEVDGLFARLQERVAPGLHVFDVEEMPLRGESLMSLVEGFSYSIMTTGAPDDLAARVADLMARDEILVERKVKQKKPKKGRGWKPRGKSTAEMNLRPLIESLEVKRHDGTNATLLFTTRDGAGKLAKPKEILALLGLPPEMTQAVKEATLLKEEQPRVPPVHAGALATKFTGACVAADYTSAL; translated from the coding sequence ATGAATTTCCGCGACGTGCTCAACAATGAAATCCTATCCCGGGTTGAAAAGCCTTCCCGGTACCTGGGCAATGAGCTTAACAGCACCCACAAGGATCCGTCCGGGGTTGAACTGCGGATTTGCTTCTTTTTCCCCGATCTCTATGAGTTGGGCCTGGGCAATCTGGGGCTGCACATCCTCTACGCGCAAATGAACAACCTGGACTGGGTCTGGGCGGAGCGCGGCTACACGCCGGGCATCGACATGGAAGCGATTCTGCGCGAACGCGGGATTCCGCTTTTTATGCTCGAATCCAAGGAGCCGCTTACGAAAGCGGACATGATCGGCTTCACGCTGCAGTCCGAACTGACCTTCACCAATATTGTGAATGCCATCGATCTGGCCGGCTTGCCAATCCGCAGCGAGCATCGCGACGATTCCATGCCCCTGATCTTTGCGGGCGGCCCGGCGGTATTTAACCCCGAGCCCATTGCGCCCTTTATCGATTTCTTCGTCATCGGCGATGGCGAAGACGTGATGATGGAGATCGCCGGGACGATGCGCGCCTTGAAAGGGGCCACGCGCGCGGAAAAGCTCGCCGCGATGGCAACAATCGAAGGCGTTTACGTTCCAGAGCTCTATCCTTTCGAGGTCATGCCCGACGGCCAGATCCTGCCGAAGGAAGACGCGCCGAAGGTTGTGAAGCGACTTGTGCGTGATTTGGACGGGGCAAGTTTTCCCACGAACTACATCGTGCCCAATGCGGCACTGGTGCACGACGGCGCGGGCCTTGAAGTACTTCGGGGCTGCACCCAGGGCTGTCGTTTCTGCCAGGCGGGCATGGTGACCCGTCCCGTTCGCGAGCGGTCCATTGAAAACATCGATCAGCTCATGGAGCGCACCTTGGACAACACAGGTTTCGATGCCGTGTCGCTCATTTCCCTGTCCACCTGCGACTTTTCCATGCCGCGCACGCTGGTGAAGATGGCGGCGGACCGCGGGCACAAGGACAACGTCTCCGTTTCGTTGCCGTCCTTGCGCCTCGATTCCTATGCGGTCGAGTTGTCCGACATGGTGGCGGGGGTGCGCCGCAGCGGTCTCACGTTTGCCCCGGAAGCGGCGACACCCCGTATGCGCGCGGTAATCAACAAGTTTATTCCCGACGAAGAATTGCTCACCATGTCGCGCGAAGCCTACAGCCGGGGCTGGGACCACGTGAAGACCTATTTCATGATTGGCCTGCCCACGGAGCGCGATGAAGACGTGGCGGCGATAGCCGATCTCGCCATTCGCACAGTGAAGGAAGGCAAGAAGGTTAATCCGCGCGCGGCCGTACGCACCGGCGTATCCACTTTCGTGCCCAAGCCCTTTACGCCTTTTCAATGGGCCGAGCAGATCGGCATCGAAGAGACCCATCGGCGCCAGAACATACTGTTTGCCAAGTTTCGCGGCCAGAGCGACATCAAGTTTGGTCGCCACGAGGCCACCACATCCTTTATTGAGGGGCTGTTGACCCGTGCGGATCGGCGCGGCGCCGATCTCATCGAGGCGGCCTGGAAAAATGGCGCGCGCCTGGAGACGTGGGAAGAGCATGTGAATTTTGGCGCGTGGCAGAAGGCCATCGAGGACGTGAACTACGATGTGGCGGGCCAGTTTCGCGAGCGCGATGTGAACGAGCGTCTTCCCTGGGACCATATCGACATTCTCATTCCGAAGGCGTGGTTCCAGAAGGATTGGCAGCGGGCGATGGACCTGAAATATGCCCAGGACTGTCGCGCCGGCAAGTGCCACCTCTGCGGCGTGATCTATCGCGAGCGCGAGTTGTGCCAGACTATGCTGAAGAAACAGAAGGCGGGCCACAAGATGGAGGAGGAGACGTGGGAGGGCTACACGCCAGCCATGCCGGAGCAGCCCGATCCCGTGCAGCGCGTACGCTTCAAGATCGGTCGCAGCGGCGAAGCGCGCTTCCTGTCCCATCTGGAGTTGAAGGACGCCTGGTTCCGCGCCCTGCGCCGGGCCAAGGCCCCCATCGCGTACAGTCAGGGTTTTCATGCCCAGCCCAAGGTTACGTTTTCCACGGCATGTCCAGTTGGCGAAGCGAGCCGGGGCGACTACATGGACGTCATGCTGAAGGATTACACCGAGGTGGACGGGCTTTTTGCCCGGCTGCAGGAGCGAGTGGCGCCCGGTCTTCATGTATTTGATGTGGAAGAGATGCCCCTGCGCGGCGAATCGCTTATGAGTCTGGTGGAAGGTTTTTCCTACAGCATCATGACCACCGGCGCTCCCGATGACTTGGCGGCGCGTGTCGCGGACCTGATGGCGCGCGACGAAATCCTCGTGGAGCGCAAAGTGAAGCAGAAGAAGCCGAAAAAAGGTCGGGGCTGGAAGCCGCGCGGCAAGTCCACCGCGGAAATGAACCTGCGTCCGCTGATAGAGTCGCTCGAAGTGAAGCGTCACGATGGCACGAACGCCACGCTGCTCTTCACCACACGGGATGGCGCCGGGAAGCTGGCGAAACCAAAAGAAATTCTCGCCCTGCTGGGCTTGCCGCCTGAAATGACCCAGGCGGTCAAGGAGGCCACGTTGCTTAAAGAAGAGCAACCCCGGGTGCCACCCGTACACGCGGGAGCGCTGGCGACTAAGTTTACGGGTGCTTGTGTCGCGGCGGACTATACGTCCGCTTTATGA
- a CDS encoding DegT/DnrJ/EryC1/StrS family aminotransferase: MESKNEMPRREFLAATAGMTLAGLAAGGAAHGVEEKLAIDGGAKAVTATSPTLPRFGAPERERLEEMIKQDTLFYWKGPQTAIFTERFKAICPLEHVMTCSSGTAALHIAVGAAGLVPGDEVITSPITDIGTVIGVIYQQGVPVFADLLPSELTLDPADVRRRITPKTKAIIAVHLAGNPSRLEELRAIADEHKLVLIEDCCQAWGAKYRGKPIGTVGDIACWSLQNSKHITTGDGGVVASSHPVFGPKLQQYGDKGFNRATSGWESFSTNYRMSEPQAAVLAGQLTRLESIVSTRARLGNLLTENIQDLPGVTPHAVHPEDRCVYWFYMFRIDPAALKCTRDEFNKALAAEGVSCSAGYIPVPVHRSDVFKNHAFFNGHWTIKEAGMTDMDYTKVETPEAEAILTSGIRVVIHESNTEEQIRQYGAAIRKVATHYRA; encoded by the coding sequence ATGGAATCGAAGAACGAAATGCCCCGTCGGGAGTTTCTTGCCGCCACGGCGGGAATGACCCTGGCCGGACTGGCGGCGGGCGGCGCGGCTCATGGCGTCGAAGAAAAGCTGGCGATTGACGGTGGCGCGAAGGCGGTTACCGCGACGTCGCCGACCTTGCCGCGCTTTGGCGCGCCGGAGCGCGAGCGCCTGGAAGAGATGATCAAGCAGGATACGCTCTTCTACTGGAAGGGCCCCCAGACAGCCATCTTCACCGAGCGCTTTAAAGCGATCTGCCCGCTGGAGCATGTGATGACCTGCTCATCGGGAACGGCCGCACTGCATATTGCCGTGGGCGCGGCGGGACTGGTGCCGGGCGACGAGGTGATCACCTCACCCATCACCGATATCGGCACGGTCATCGGTGTTATTTATCAGCAGGGCGTGCCCGTGTTTGCGGACCTGCTTCCGTCGGAGCTTACTCTCGATCCGGCTGATGTGCGCCGTCGCATCACGCCGAAAACGAAGGCCATCATCGCGGTGCACCTCGCCGGCAATCCAAGCAGGCTGGAAGAGCTTCGCGCTATTGCCGACGAGCACAAGCTCGTGTTGATTGAGGATTGCTGCCAGGCCTGGGGCGCGAAGTATCGCGGCAAGCCCATCGGTACTGTGGGCGACATCGCGTGCTGGTCGTTGCAGAATTCCAAGCACATCACCACCGGAGACGGCGGCGTGGTGGCGAGCAGTCACCCCGTTTTCGGGCCGAAGCTCCAGCAGTACGGCGACAAGGGTTTCAATCGCGCCACGAGCGGCTGGGAGAGTTTTTCGACCAACTACCGCATGAGCGAGCCCCAGGCGGCGGTTCTTGCGGGCCAGCTCACGCGACTGGAGAGCATCGTCTCCACCCGCGCGCGGCTGGGCAATCTGCTCACGGAAAACATCCAGGATCTTCCTGGGGTTACGCCGCATGCGGTCCATCCCGAAGATCGCTGCGTGTATTGGTTCTACATGTTCCGCATCGATCCGGCGGCACTCAAGTGCACGCGGGACGAGTTCAACAAGGCGCTCGCGGCGGAGGGCGTATCCTGCAGCGCGGGGTACATTCCTGTGCCCGTGCATCGCAGTGATGTGTTCAAGAATCACGCATTCTTCAATGGCCACTGGACGATCAAAGAGGCGGGAATGACCGATATGGACTACACGAAGGTGGAGACGCCCGAAGCGGAGGCGATTCTGACCAGTGGCATCCGTGTTGTGATCCACGAGAGCAATACCGAAGAGCAGATTCGGCAGTATGGGGCGGCGATCAGAAAAGTGGCGACCCACTACCGCGCCTGA
- a CDS encoding nucleoside monophosphate kinase: MHKYVIMGVQGCGKGTQAIMLARDYDLVHISVGDIFRWNIQNHTKLAAKVRRLIKEGNLVSDEVVEDVVRQRLQEHDWNYGFILDGFPRSRKQAEFFLESYDIDAVIHIDVSDDIVMERVLSRRLCSECGLDYNLIQHRPRVADQCDVCKGKLLTREDDNEAAVRKRIADYHEKTAPLLDLFRRKELVIKTDGSLTPEEIQSDIRKQLSIRKSTTNPSD; the protein is encoded by the coding sequence ATGCACAAGTATGTCATCATGGGGGTACAGGGGTGCGGCAAGGGGACCCAGGCAATCATGCTGGCGCGGGATTACGATCTCGTACACATCAGCGTGGGCGACATTTTCCGCTGGAACATCCAGAATCACACCAAACTTGCCGCCAAAGTGCGTCGCCTGATTAAAGAGGGCAACCTCGTTTCCGACGAGGTCGTGGAGGACGTGGTTCGCCAGCGCCTTCAGGAGCATGACTGGAACTATGGCTTCATTCTGGATGGTTTTCCGCGCAGCCGCAAGCAGGCGGAGTTCTTTCTCGAAAGCTACGATATCGACGCCGTGATTCACATCGACGTCTCCGACGACATCGTCATGGAGCGCGTATTGTCGCGCCGCCTGTGCAGCGAATGCGGGCTGGACTACAACCTGATCCAGCACCGCCCGCGCGTTGCCGACCAGTGTGACGTGTGCAAAGGCAAGCTTCTCACCCGGGAGGACGACAACGAAGCGGCGGTTCGCAAGCGGATTGCCGACTATCACGAGAAGACCGCGCCCCTGCTTGATCTATTCCGGCGCAAGGAACTTGTGATCAAGACGGATGGCAGTCTGACTCCGGAAGAAATACAATCGGACATCCGCAAGCAGCTCAGCATTCGCAAGTCCACCACGAACCCTTCGGATTAA
- a CDS encoding amidohydrolase family protein produces the protein MEIWDGHCHINAYGGTPTERVGKMLEVAERMGVSKLCIYMGTEFHTEPTAEQLKHANDEVLEASLAWPDRVYGWVYLSPAHVELSLAELERCVANGPMVAIKLWVAQNCDTPETDAIVKRAAELKAPVFQHTWQKITGNLPGESTAIDLTRLAARHPEAPFICGHTGGDWELGVRAIRPHKNIYADLAGGDPTAGYTEMAVKELGADRVIYGSDIPGRSFGSQLAKVMGARIGESEKALVLAGNLKRILKPILEAKGMLR, from the coding sequence ATGGAGATCTGGGACGGGCATTGCCACATTAATGCGTACGGCGGCACGCCGACGGAGCGCGTGGGGAAGATGCTGGAGGTGGCGGAGCGCATGGGCGTGAGCAAGTTGTGCATCTATATGGGCACGGAGTTCCACACCGAGCCGACGGCGGAGCAGTTGAAACACGCCAACGACGAAGTGCTCGAGGCAAGTCTTGCCTGGCCCGACCGGGTCTATGGCTGGGTCTATTTGAGTCCCGCGCACGTCGAGCTAAGCCTGGCGGAGCTGGAACGCTGTGTCGCAAATGGTCCCATGGTGGCGATCAAGTTGTGGGTGGCGCAGAACTGCGATACTCCGGAGACCGATGCGATTGTGAAACGCGCGGCTGAGTTGAAAGCGCCCGTATTTCAACACACCTGGCAGAAAATCACGGGCAATCTACCAGGTGAGTCGACGGCAATTGACTTGACGCGGCTTGCGGCACGCCATCCCGAAGCGCCTTTCATTTGCGGACACACCGGCGGGGACTGGGAGCTGGGCGTGCGGGCGATTCGGCCTCACAAGAACATCTATGCCGATCTGGCGGGCGGCGATCCCACGGCGGGCTATACGGAGATGGCGGTGAAGGAACTGGGGGCAGACCGCGTCATTTACGGCAGCGATATCCCGGGTCGGAGCTTTGGTTCGCAACTGGCGAAGGTGATGGGCGCGCGGATCGGTGAGAGCGAGAAGGCCCTGGTGTTGGCGGGGAACTTGAAGCGGATCTTGAAACCGATTCTTGAAGCAAAGGGCATGTTACGTTGA
- a CDS encoding amidohydrolase family protein, translating to MSFIDTNTYIGQWPFRRTPEDTVDALLAKLSHYGVEQAWTGSFEGILHKDIAGVNERLVEACRLHDNGVLVPFGSVNPALPQWEEDLRRCAEVHRMKGIRLHPNYHGYTLDDGRFKALLEQASAAKLVVQLVVTMEDERMMHPLMQVAHVDVAPLADVVASVPGLKLVLLNAFRAARGEVIDALVATKQVWFDIAWLEGIAGIDAISRQIPLEYLVFGSYAPFFYFESSLFKLKESALSDESLEQLQGGNASALLGVH from the coding sequence TTGAGCTTCATAGACACCAATACCTACATCGGCCAATGGCCCTTTCGTCGTACACCGGAGGACACCGTAGATGCCCTGCTTGCGAAGCTCAGCCACTACGGTGTGGAACAGGCGTGGACCGGCTCTTTCGAGGGTATCCTGCATAAAGACATCGCGGGGGTGAATGAGCGTCTTGTGGAGGCGTGCCGCCTGCATGACAATGGCGTGCTCGTGCCATTCGGCTCAGTGAATCCGGCGCTACCTCAGTGGGAAGAGGACCTGCGCCGTTGCGCGGAAGTGCACCGGATGAAGGGTATCCGGCTTCATCCCAATTACCACGGCTACACACTCGACGACGGGCGGTTCAAAGCGCTGCTGGAGCAGGCTTCAGCCGCGAAACTGGTCGTGCAGTTGGTGGTGACCATGGAAGACGAACGTATGATGCATCCCCTGATGCAGGTGGCACATGTGGACGTTGCGCCGCTGGCGGATGTGGTTGCTTCCGTGCCGGGACTGAAGCTCGTGTTGTTGAACGCCTTTCGGGCCGCGCGTGGTGAGGTGATCGACGCGCTCGTGGCGACGAAGCAGGTCTGGTTTGATATCGCCTGGCTGGAGGGTATCGCGGGTATCGATGCGATATCCAGGCAGATCCCGCTGGAATATCTGGTGTTTGGGTCCTATGCGCCCTTTTTCTATTTTGAATCGTCACTGTTCAAGTTGAAGGAGTCCGCGTTGAGCGATGAATCGTTGGAGCAACTGCAGGGTGGAAACGCGAGTGCTCTACTGGGCGTACATTGA
- a CDS encoding CPBP family intramembrane metalloprotease, producing the protein MTDPVIQFQPTLQTGRRTLLKVATLVEGGMLLVALGLGWFLEEPWWTGARADGVSLASGAIAGAIMLAAAGAFMELNLPFTIQMRRDIDRLSGLFRDATLLDFLYISVLAGAGEEALFRGLVQTGMAAHLGLPLAIAASALVFGLVHNISRPYVVFTAVLGAFFSGLFVWSDNIVVPATAHGAYDFIALCYMRHGASKNRKD; encoded by the coding sequence ATGACGGACCCCGTAATTCAGTTTCAGCCCACTCTTCAGACGGGTCGGCGCACCTTGCTCAAAGTTGCAACCCTGGTCGAAGGGGGAATGCTGCTGGTCGCCCTGGGGCTGGGCTGGTTTCTGGAGGAGCCATGGTGGACGGGGGCCCGGGCGGACGGGGTGAGTCTGGCGAGCGGCGCGATTGCGGGCGCCATCATGCTGGCCGCCGCAGGGGCCTTCATGGAACTGAACCTCCCTTTCACCATCCAGATGCGCCGGGACATAGACCGGCTCTCCGGGTTGTTTCGCGATGCCACGCTCCTGGATTTCCTCTATATTTCGGTCCTCGCCGGTGCGGGCGAGGAGGCGCTGTTTCGAGGCCTCGTCCAAACAGGAATGGCTGCGCATCTGGGCCTTCCGCTGGCGATCGCGGCTTCGGCGCTCGTCTTTGGCCTCGTGCATAATATCTCCCGCCCCTACGTCGTCTTTACCGCAGTGCTCGGTGCTTTTTTCAGTGGACTTTTCGTCTGGTCAGACAATATTGTGGTGCCTGCGACGGCCCATGGGGCCTATGACTTCATCGCCCTCTGCTATATGCGTCACGGCGCGTCGAAGAACCGTAAGGACTAG
- a CDS encoding tetratricopeptide repeat protein — protein sequence MEAVMRRVELLLDQRRFAEARAMIMQGLAQDPDQPYFNAFLAYCLRMEDRDKEALEPARRAASSAPEWPFVHYVLALVHEGLGQPKLALECIGRAIQLDPMNPSHHGLQATILFQTRKWHEAIAACELGLAIDPEHAQCRGILTAAKNQLGQHEDVEHLVSESLRLNPENAFAFANKGWSCLRQGEPKEAIRHFKEALRLEPELEWARQGALESLKARNFAYRWLLAFFFKMGSLPQAAQTGIIIGLFVLYRLVRAVGESNPGLQPYVTPLVIAYLLFCYATWVGASLANCFLLFHPFGRLAMTQGEKRNAIVLAGVLITGLACVNIGLFRDHFESLALGGLLVMITLPLVGTQNAGTPKGRNIGLFMTGAILIFGLLGIFVAPHLTAVALILWIAYIWGIGHYVTRN from the coding sequence ATGGAAGCAGTGATGCGGCGGGTCGAACTCCTCCTCGATCAAAGGCGTTTTGCCGAGGCGCGGGCCATGATCATGCAGGGTCTGGCCCAGGATCCGGACCAGCCCTATTTCAATGCCTTTCTCGCTTATTGTCTGCGCATGGAAGATCGCGACAAGGAAGCCCTTGAACCGGCACGCCGCGCGGCCAGCAGTGCCCCCGAATGGCCTTTCGTCCACTATGTGCTGGCGTTGGTCCATGAAGGTCTCGGACAGCCGAAGTTGGCCCTGGAGTGCATCGGCCGGGCGATCCAGCTTGACCCCATGAACCCAAGCCATCATGGACTCCAGGCGACCATCCTCTTTCAGACCCGGAAGTGGCACGAGGCCATTGCCGCGTGTGAGCTGGGCCTGGCCATCGACCCGGAGCACGCCCAGTGCCGGGGTATTCTGACCGCCGCAAAAAACCAGCTCGGCCAGCACGAGGACGTGGAGCACCTGGTCAGCGAATCGCTGCGACTCAACCCCGAGAACGCCTTCGCCTTTGCGAACAAGGGGTGGAGCTGTCTGCGACAGGGCGAACCGAAGGAAGCCATTCGCCACTTCAAGGAGGCCCTCCGGCTGGAGCCGGAACTGGAATGGGCGCGCCAGGGCGCCCTCGAATCCCTCAAGGCGCGCAACTTCGCCTACCGATGGCTCCTCGCCTTCTTCTTCAAGATGGGCAGCCTCCCCCAGGCCGCCCAGACCGGCATCATCATCGGACTCTTCGTGCTGTACCGCCTGGTGCGGGCCGTGGGCGAAAGCAACCCCGGCCTCCAGCCCTATGTGACGCCCCTGGTCATTGCCTATCTGCTCTTCTGCTACGCCACCTGGGTCGGGGCGAGCCTGGCCAATTGCTTTCTACTCTTCCATCCCTTCGGACGCCTCGCCATGACGCAGGGAGAAAAGCGGAACGCCATCGTGCTTGCCGGGGTACTTATAACCGGACTCGCCTGCGTGAACATTGGCCTCTTTCGAGACCATTTTGAGTCCCTGGCGCTGGGCGGATTGCTGGTCATGATTACCTTGCCCCTGGTGGGCACGCAGAATGCCGGCACGCCCAAAGGACGCAACATCGGCCTGTTCATGACCGGCGCCATCCTCATCTTTGGCCTGCTGGGCATCTTCGTGGCGCCGCACCTCACGGCCGTCGCCCTGATTCTGTGGATCGCATATATCTGGGGCATCGGCCACTACGTTACGCGAAACTGA
- a CDS encoding alpha/beta fold hydrolase encodes MDVPEPETVVLLHGLGRSRASLWPLSRRLRQAGFQTRNFPYSPAFHRFDTLVGDLHDFIVSKVSTPRYHLVGHSLGNILIRARFRVGYPSGLTRIVMLAPPNQLPVLARRLQGCPPFQLWSGESGRLLASPEFYADLPVPHVPFGVIAGDQGQRITFDEPNDGIITVESTRLEGMADHLVLPVAHTFIMNSRKAAEATVNFLREGNFTPISPKGE; translated from the coding sequence ATGGACGTCCCGGAACCCGAAACCGTCGTGCTCCTCCACGGCCTCGGCAGGAGCCGCGCCTCGCTCTGGCCCCTGAGCCGGCGCCTGCGCCAGGCGGGATTTCAGACGAGGAACTTCCCCTATTCCCCCGCCTTTCACCGCTTTGATACTCTGGTGGGCGACTTGCATGATTTCATAGTCTCAAAGGTAAGTACCCCCCGCTATCACCTCGTGGGCCATTCCCTGGGCAACATCCTCATTCGCGCGCGCTTTCGCGTGGGCTATCCCTCGGGCCTGACCCGCATCGTGATGCTGGCCCCGCCCAACCAGCTCCCCGTCCTGGCGCGCCGCCTTCAGGGCTGTCCTCCATTTCAGCTCTGGTCGGGGGAGAGTGGGCGGCTCCTGGCCTCGCCCGAGTTCTACGCGGACCTGCCGGTACCCCACGTGCCCTTCGGCGTGATCGCGGGCGACCAGGGCCAGCGGATCACCTTTGACGAGCCCAACGACGGTATCATCACCGTGGAAAGCACCCGCCTGGAAGGTATGGCGGACCACCTCGTACTCCCCGTGGCCCACACGTTCATCATGAACAGCCGCAAGGCGGCCGAAGCCACCGTAAACTTCCTGCGCGAGGGAAACTTTACCCCGATTTCGCCGAAAGGTGAATAA